In one window of Microplitis demolitor isolate Queensland-Clemson2020A chromosome 4, iyMicDemo2.1a, whole genome shotgun sequence DNA:
- the LOC103577493 gene encoding alpha-latrocrustotoxin-Lt1a: MSTGERSAEKQREDYEVQVEIEKILDVLISGDQLTQAMEDKFIELIKTIIYSRRTISNGAETLQEKLFKYLSLTENNFLDQILLYEAIKNNNKNKVKDFLEKNFDINSAVTYNHNYYGGLTALGVAVELKLEDIVQLLLDHESCDINAAAESVLTPLHVAALSNNLTIAKKLISKGATIDVYSKYQPIYNSLFFRWAFLQNYVFNESSYFYGIDIVNLTMKQMNGITALQAAVKADKLEMVHLLLDHGADINAHCLDRGEGCTALHYAIKNRNRTMVNFLLSKGARVNARSNNGETVLQLAVTLEEGNIVRSLCFAGADMNCRRDLLDYEDMPPLLEAMSRMCVPAMVALIVSGADLNAIGVLKSSSKLMNFVHFYSLLNNFSQFQNQMRFDIENDMINWSQIYEKVWKHIMKCKVAGFAANPTFLNLANSHQNIYEGFLSECEAQVKQMKEEQIEGTCVCYHDLFFTNVPQMVMYANNKNIEEAMNLPDLISKFPLYAHMLMESFDKGRKRNQLLVKVHENLKDIFINLPDDCVRQILIYLSNDDLLMCLGKK, from the coding sequence atgtctaccgGCGAAAGATCTGCTGAAAAACAACGTGAAGATTATGAAGTACAAGTagagattgaaaaaattttggatgTATTAATTTCAGGTGATCAACTTACTCAAGCTATGgaagataaatttatcgagctgattaaAACGATCATATATTCACGCCGGACCATTAGCAATGGGGCCGAAACACTCCAGGAAAAACTGTTCAAGTACTTATCTTTAACTGAGAACAATTTTTTGGATCAAATTCTTCTATAcgaagcaattaaaaataataataaaaataaagtcaaaGATTTTTTGGAGAAGAATTTCGATATCAATAGCGCTGTGacttataatcataattattacgGTGGGTTGACTGCCTTGGGCGTCGCCGTGGAGTTGAAGTTAGAAGACATCGTCCAGCTTCTATTGGATCACGAAAGCTGTGACATTAATGCCGCAGCAGAGTCCGTCTTGACGCCTCTTCATGTTGCAGCACTAAGTAATAATCTGacaattgcaaaaaaattaattagcaaaGGTGCAACGATCGATGTCTACTCCAAGTATCAGCCGATTTataactcattattttttcgttgggcttttcttcaaaattatgtatttaatgaGTCCagttatttttatggaataGATATTGTAAACCTTACTATGAAACAAATGAATGGTATAACTGCTTTGCAAGCTGCCGTAAAAGCTGATAAATTGGAGATGGTTCATTTATTACTAGACCATGGTGCTGACATCAATGCTCATTGTTTAGACCGAGGCGAAGGATGCACGGCATTGCATTATGCTATAAAGAATCGTAATAGAACAatggttaattttttactgagtaAGGGTGCTCGGGTTAATGCCAGATCAAACAATGGAGAGACAGTTTTACAACTTGCTGTTACCCTCGAAGAAGGAAACATTGTTCGCAGTTTGTGCTTTGCTGGCGCTGATATGAACTGCAGACGTGATTTACTTGATTATGAAGATATGCCTCCGCTTCTTGAAGCTATGAGCCGGATGTGTGTACCTGCTATGGTTGCCTTAATTGTCTCGGGTGCGGACTTGAATGCCATAGGTGTACTTAAGTCATCTTCAAAACTCATGAATTTTGTTCATTTCTATTCGCTACTGAATAATTTCTCACAATTCCAGAACCAAATGCGTTTTGACATTGAAAATGATATGATTAATTGGTCTCAGATCTATGAAAAAGTTTGGAAGCATATAATGAAATGCAAGGTTGCAGGATTTGCTGCCAatccaacttttttaaatttggctAACTCTcatcaaaatatatacgagGGTTTTCTGTCTGAATGCGAAGCTCAAGTAAAACAAATGAAAGAAGAACAAATTGAGGGTACTTGTGTTTGTTATCACgatttgttttttacaaaTGTTCCTCAGATGGTGATGTATgcaaataataagaatatcgAGGAAGCTATGAATCTTCCTGATTTAATTTCCAAGTTTCCGTTGTACGCGCATATGTTGATGGAGTCTTTTGATAAAGGACGCAAGCGTAATCAGTTGCTTGTAAAAGTTCACGAGAATTTGAaggacatttttattaatttgccTGACGATTGCGTGAGACAAATTCTTATATATCTAAGTAATGATGATCTGTTGATGTGTTTaggaaaaaaatga
- the LOC103577460 gene encoding matrix metalloproteinase-14 isoform X3, giving the protein MKKSNWRTEGKFVSNWMSCCLYTAVLVIVLCTKTQEALPVVSDNDAMRYLSQFGYLPPVNPTSGGIISEDTVYKAIMDFQAFAGLNVTGSMDNDTATMMSLPRCGVKDKVGASTDGRSRRYALQGSRWRVKKLTYKISKYPRSLDKASVDKDIARAFAVWSEHTDLTFTQKKTGQVHIDIRFERGEHGDGDPFDGPGGTLAHAYFPVYGGDAHFDDSEHWSINSYRGTNLFQVAAHEFGHSLGLSHSDIKSALMAPFYRGYEPNFMLDGDDVYGIQALYGSKALEASDTEVHQRTTSSPTGEEDSVLCADSKVDTMFNSADGHTFVFKGDYYWMLTDDGVASGYPRLISSSWKGLPGKIDAAFTYKNGKTYFFKGSKYWRYVGKRIDGDYPKDISEGFTGIPDNIDAVTVWTGNGKIYFYKGTKFWRFDPAQRPPVKSTYPKLISNWEGVPNNVDAALTYHGYTYFFKDNAYYRFNDRTFSVDVAEPAFPRATAFWWFGCKSASRGTLEENNLRYGLFGFDK; this is encoded by the exons atgaagaAGAGTAACTGGAGAACAGAAGGTAAATTTGTCAGCAATTGGATGTCATGTTGTCTTTACACGGCGGTCCTCGTGATTGTACTGTGTACTAAAACACAAGAAGCTTTACCTGTTGTCTCTGACAATGACGCCATG aGATATTTGTCGCAATTCGGATACTTACCACCGGTGAACCCAACAAGCGGTGGAATTATTTCTGAAGACACTGTTTACAAAGCTATCATGGATTTCCAAGCATTCGCTGGCTTAAATGTAAcag GTTCAATGGATAATGACACTGCTACTATGATGTCTTTGCCAAGATGTGGAGTAAAAGACAAAGTAGGAGCCAGTACTGACGGCAGATCAAGACGTTATGCATTACaag gaTCTAGATGGCGAGTTAAAAAGCTCACATACAAAATAAGTAAGTATCCAAGGTCACTTGATAAAGCATCAGTAGACAAAGATATTGCCCGAGCATTTGCGGTCTGGTCAGAGCACACGGATCTTACATTTACGCAGAAAAAAACCGGACAAGTCCACATTGACATCAGATTCGAACGCGGAGAGCACGGCGACGGTGATCCATTTGATGGTCCAGGAGGAACACTCGCTCACGCATATTTTCCAGTCTACGGTGGTGACGCCCATTTTGATGACTCGGAACACTGGTCTATCAACAGCTACCGCGGGACAAATTTATTCCAAGTCGCCGCTCATGAGTTTGGTCATTCTCTGGGTCTGAGTCACAGCGACATTAAATCCGCATTGATGGCGCCTTTCTATCGAGGATACGAACCAAATTTTATGCTCGATGGTGACGACGTTTATGGGATTCAA gcaTTATATGGGTCCAAAGCACTGGAAGCAAGTGATACAGAAGTTCATCAACGCACGACATCAAGCCCGACTGGTGAAGAAGACTCAGTTTTATGCGCAGACTCAAAAGTCGATACAATGTTCAATTCCGCTGATGGTCATACATTTGTATTCAAAG GCGATTACTACTGGATGTTAACGGACGACGGTGTGGCCAGTGGGTATCCTAGACTGATAAGTAGTTCCTGGAAAGGATTGCCAGGGAAAATCGATGCCGCTTTTACGTACAAGAATGGCAAAACATACTTCTtcaag GGATCCAAGTACTGGAGGTACGTAGGGAAGAGGATTGACGGCGACTACCCGAAGGACATCAGCGAAGGATTCACCGGAATACCCGACAATATTGACGCAGTGACTGTATGGACGGGCAAcggaaaaatttacttttacaaaGGCACTAAATTCTGGAGATTCGATCCCGCTCAACGACCCCCAGTTAAAAGTACATATccgaaattaatttctaattggGAAGGAGTACCCAACAACGTCGACGCAGCCTTAACTTATCACGGGTACACGTATTTCTTCAAAGACAATGCGTACTATCGGTTTAACGACCGAACATTCTCC